A window of Nonomuraea angiospora genomic DNA:
ACCGGGGCGCCCAGGACGAGCTCTACGTGTGGAACACCTGCAAGCACCCGGTGAGCTACAAGGTCAGGCTGGCCAACGGGGCGGACCTCCACTGCGACTACAAGACCCCCAACAGCGGCTACGACAAGTGGTGGTGGAAGTGGCCCCGCCGCTTCGACGGCCTCGTCAGCTGCTGACCGGAAGGAGCCGAGAACATGCGCGCGATCGCCATCGCCCTGCTCGCCGGCCTCACCACGGTAGGTGTCGCGGCCCCGGCCGCCCAGGCGTCGGCCGCCGGCCGGGCGCCGTCCTGCCTGGCGTACAAGCTGGACGACAGGGGCGCCCAGGACGAGCTGTGGGTCTGGAACAACTGCAAGAAGGCCGTGAACTTCCGCGTCCGGCTCGCCAACGGGCCCGACAGCTACTGCACCTACAAGGAGCCGCGCTCCACGTACAGCAAGTTCACGTGGGAGTGGCCGCAGCGGTTCGACGGGCTCATCACATGCTGAGGTCCCCCGTCTCCATGTAGATCTCGTCCACCACCTCCACCTGGGCGTGGAAACCGTGCTCCCCGGTACGGGAGACGCCCAGGTCGAAGTCCCCCTCCGCCGTGTCGCCGGCCACGAGCCGCCGCCGGGGCGTGTCCACCCGGCCGAACGTCACCGGCACCGGACGCCCGAAGTCCGCGGGCGGCTCTCCGGTGACGCCGGGCTCGTGGCGCACGGTCCCCCGGACCAGGCGGACGGCGAGGACCTGGTCGAAGTCGGGGCGGGCGGTGATCTCGTGCGCGAGGTGCAGCCCGCCCGCCCGGCCGAAGCACAGGTAGCCCAGCGGCGCCCGGTCGTCGTGACGCGCAGCCGGGTCGAGCCGCCGGAAGAACAGGACTCGCGTGATCCGCGCCGTGACGTCCTCGGCGACCGGGACGCCGCCGCGCTCGAAGTGCCCCCGGAAGACGGTGCCCCGCACCGAGGTCCGCACCGGCCCGCCGTCGGGGTCGAGCTCCAGGATGTCGAACGGGTCCGGCACGAACGTGCGCAGGCCCTCGATCTTGCGCACCGCCTCGCGCACGTCGTCGCGGAAGCCGACCTCCATGAGCACCTGGAAGCGGTGCGCCGGGACGTGGAACATCGGCAGGTGCGAGAAATAGAGCGGGTCGTCGCCGAAGAGCAGCATTCCGTGGACGTCGAACGTCTCGGGCTGGGCCCGGTGATGGGCAGGGTCGTGGTGCGCGCGCATCGTCGCCTCCGGTTTTCCGCTGGGCACCCAGTACAGCCCCGCGGCCCGGTGAACGCCTGAGTACGGGCTACTCAATCGCCCCCCTGTAATCGGCGCTCAAGCGGCGTGCAATCCGCCTCGCGTACAACTCGGGACAACGCCCGCGGCGGGCGAGGAGAGGGCGGGGAGAGCGATGGGCACGGGACTGGGGCTGGCACTGGCGATCACGGGCGCGACGATGCTGGTCCTGGCGTGCGTCTGGCTGCCGTTCCTGATCGCCTCCTGGACCGGCCGGCAGCTCCTGGCCACCGGCATCGCCGCGCAGGCGGTGATCGAGTCGATGGCCGACACCGGCGTGACGATCAACGGGCAGCCGCTCGTCAGCTTCGTCCTGGGCGTGCGGACGCAGGACGGGCAGGTGCACCGGGTCACGCACCGGCAGTCGCTGCCGCGCCTGCCCATGGGCATGGTCGTGCCCGGCGCGGTGGTGCCGGTCAAGGTGGACCCGCAGCGGCGCGACCGGGTGCGCATCGACTGGGCGTCCTGGCGCCCCGCCCCGCACGGCGCGTAGCCGCCCAGCGTCAAACCGACCCGTCCGGTGGTTTCCGGACGGGTTACGTTCTTTTTTCCATCCGGTCCTAACCCTTGGCAACTTACCTCCCAGACACCTAAGGTTCAGTGCAATGCCACACATTACTGGGAAGGTTCATGACGTCCAAGCAGGTCAGGCCCCTGGCCGGCGCCGTACGCACCACCGCAGGAGCGGTTCGGCCGCTGTCCGGAGCACGCATCACCGGCGGACTGCTGCATGACTGGCAGCGCCGCAACCGCAGGGCCACAATCCCCCACACCATCGAGCAGCTCCGCGCGGCGGGCAACGTCGCCAACCTGAGCCGCCTCCTGGAGGACGACCCCGCCCCCTACCGGGGCCGCTACCCCTTCCTCGACACCGACCTGTACAAGACCCTCGAAGGTCTGGCGTACGAGCTCGGCGACGGAGACACCCCGGCCAGGGAGTTCTTCGACGAGGTGGTCGGCCTGCTGGAACGGGTCCAGGCCGGCGACGGCTACCTCAACTCCTTCTTCCAGGACCCGGCTTCGGACAAGAAGCCCTGGGAGGACCTGGCCTGGGGACACGAGCTCTACAACCTGGGCCACCTCATCCAGGCGGCCGTCGCCGCCAACCGGCGGATGGGCGACGACCGGCTGCTGCGCGTGGCCACGCGCTTCGCCGACCTGGCGGTGGAACGTTTCGGGGAGACGGGCATCTGCGGCCATCCCGAGGTGGAGATGGCGCTGGTCGAGCTCTACAGGGAGACGGGCGAGCGCCGCTACCTGACGCTGGCCTCGGCGTTCGTCGACCGCCGCGGCACCGGGCAGATGGAGCACCGCACCTTCTCCGGCGAGTACTTCCAGGACCACGTGCCGTTCCGCGAGCTCCCGTCGGTGACGGGCCACGCGGTGCGCATGGCCTACCTGGCGGCGGGCGCGGCCGACGTCTTCCTGGAGACCGGCGACCGGTCGCTGTTCGAGGCGCTGGAGCGGCTCTGGGACGACATGGTGGCGACCAAGCTGTACGTCACCGGCGGCCTGGGCAGCCGCCACTCCGACGAGGCGATCGGCGACCGGTACGAGCTGCCGTCCGAGCGCGCCTACAGCGAGACCTGCGCGGCCATCGGCGTCATGCAGTGGGCGTGGCGGATGTTCCTGGCCGGCGGCGACGCGAAATACCTCGACGTGTTCGAGCGCGTGCTCTACAACGCCTACGCCGTGGGCCTGTCGGCCGACGGCACGGCGTTCTTCTACGACAACCCGCTGCAGCGCCGCCCCGACCACGCGCAGCGCAGCGGCGCGGAGGCCGGCGGCGAGCCGCTGCGCCGCGCCTGGTTCACGTGCCCGTGCTGCCCGCCCAACATCGTGCGGTGGATGGCCCAGCTCGCCGACTACGTGGCAGCCGAGCGGGACGGCGCCGTGCTGATCACCGCCTACACGCAGGCCACCATCCGGACGGCCGAGCTGGAACTGGCGATGGAGACGGCCTACCCGTGGGACGGCGACGTGCGCATCTCCGTCGAGCGGGCGCCGGAGGGGCCGTACGGGCTGGTGCTGCGCGTGCCCGGCTGGGCCCGGAACGTGACGGTCACCGTCAACGGCGAGCCCTGCGAGACGCCGCGGTCCGGCGGCTGGGTCACCCTGCACCGCGCGTGGTCGCCGGGCGACGAGGTGCGCCTCACCCTGCCCATGCCGGTCCGCGCGCACGGCTCGCACCCCTACCTGGACGCCACCCGGGGTGCGGTCAGCCTGGCCCGGGGGCCGCTCGTGTACTGCGTCGAGCAGCACGACAGCCCGCAGGCCCCCGTCGACGACCTGCTCGTCGGCGCCCACGACGTTGTTAACGCGCACACCGAGCGCCGTGACGCGGCCGTCGTGCTGCGTCTGGAGGCGGACGCGGCTCCCCCGCCCGCCACCGAGCTCTACCCCGAGCTCCCTCTGCACGAGGCGCTCCCGGAGACGAGGGCCACCGCGACCTTCGTCCCCTACTTCCTGTGGGGCAACCGCGGCCCCCAAGCCATGCGGGTCTGGGTCAGGACCCCCTGGACCAACGGAAAGAAGGCATCATGATGAGGAGATCGGCGGCGCTCGCGAGCGTCACCATGACCACCGTGCTCGCGCTCACCGCGTGCGGCGGGGGCGGCGGCGCGGCGGCCCCCGGCACGGGCGCCGGCACCGGCGC
This region includes:
- a CDS encoding DUF3592 domain-containing protein, which produces MGTGLGLALAITGATMLVLACVWLPFLIASWTGRQLLATGIAAQAVIESMADTGVTINGQPLVSFVLGVRTQDGQVHRVTHRQSLPRLPMGMVVPGAVVPVKVDPQRRDRVRIDWASWRPAPHGA
- a CDS encoding glycoside hydrolase family 127 protein → MTSKQVRPLAGAVRTTAGAVRPLSGARITGGLLHDWQRRNRRATIPHTIEQLRAAGNVANLSRLLEDDPAPYRGRYPFLDTDLYKTLEGLAYELGDGDTPAREFFDEVVGLLERVQAGDGYLNSFFQDPASDKKPWEDLAWGHELYNLGHLIQAAVAANRRMGDDRLLRVATRFADLAVERFGETGICGHPEVEMALVELYRETGERRYLTLASAFVDRRGTGQMEHRTFSGEYFQDHVPFRELPSVTGHAVRMAYLAAGAADVFLETGDRSLFEALERLWDDMVATKLYVTGGLGSRHSDEAIGDRYELPSERAYSETCAAIGVMQWAWRMFLAGGDAKYLDVFERVLYNAYAVGLSADGTAFFYDNPLQRRPDHAQRSGAEAGGEPLRRAWFTCPCCPPNIVRWMAQLADYVAAERDGAVLITAYTQATIRTAELELAMETAYPWDGDVRISVERAPEGPYGLVLRVPGWARNVTVTVNGEPCETPRSGGWVTLHRAWSPGDEVRLTLPMPVRAHGSHPYLDATRGAVSLARGPLVYCVEQHDSPQAPVDDLLVGAHDVVNAHTERRDAAVVLRLEADAAPPPATELYPELPLHEALPETRATATFVPYFLWGNRGPQAMRVWVRTPWTNGKKAS